From one Streptomyces chromofuscus genomic stretch:
- a CDS encoding YqgE/AlgH family protein gives MTEVSSLTGRLLVATPALADPNFDRAVVLLLDHDEEGSLGVVLNRPTPVDVGDILEGWADLAGEPGVVFQGGPVSLDSALGVAVIPGGASGDVAPLGWRRVHGAIGLVDLEAPPELLASALGSLRIFAGYAGWGPGQLEDELVEGAWYVVESEPGDVYSPFPERLWREVLRRQRNELAMVATYPDDPSLN, from the coding sequence ATGACCGAGGTGTCCTCGCTCACAGGGCGGCTGCTCGTGGCCACCCCCGCCCTGGCGGACCCGAACTTCGACCGTGCGGTGGTGCTCCTCCTCGACCACGACGAGGAGGGCTCGCTGGGTGTCGTCCTCAACCGGCCCACCCCGGTGGACGTCGGCGACATCCTGGAGGGCTGGGCGGATCTGGCAGGTGAGCCAGGCGTCGTCTTCCAGGGCGGACCGGTCTCGCTGGACTCCGCCCTCGGCGTGGCGGTCATCCCCGGCGGCGCGTCCGGCGACGTCGCCCCGCTCGGCTGGCGCCGGGTGCACGGCGCGATCGGCCTGGTCGACCTGGAGGCCCCGCCGGAGCTGCTGGCCTCCGCCCTCGGCTCACTGAGGATCTTCGCCGGGTACGCCGGCTGGGGCCCCGGCCAGCTGGAGGACGAACTGGTCGAGGGCGCCTGGTACGTCGTGGAGTCCGAGCCCGGCGACGTCTACTCGCCCTTCCCCGAACGACTCTGGCGCGAGGTGCTGCGCCGGCAGCGCAACGAGCTGGCGATGGTGGCCACGTACCCGGACGACCCCTCGCTCAACTGA
- a CDS encoding 2Fe-2S iron-sulfur cluster-binding protein, translated as MTDDQHGEGTSQGGGRWDPLPQGDYDDGATAFVKLPEGGIDALLASADSPLAAPGHGYVPPPITVTPATGTDPAATGGWGVPPGGAQWPDQNAAHQGGAQDRFAYEPGHTGQWSFDEADRQHADQAHPGQPHAGQPYGDQSHADQPHGEQSHAGQPYGDQSHADQPHPGQSQPAPAPGHDVTGQWSIPVANGDLPDESGEFTTSALVEQWGGTPPATLPGGASAPWATGAPGQPWGHPDAQEHGTGHDTGHGTGHDAAHDTGHDPGQLLYAGAPTGEEPPHHAHEAPRAHEVAEAAERPAAAPEGVPGRPGGLEGAEGPSEGLGEGLAESAGSSAGGSVPAEGAEAGPESGEEPVPDGRAGEPDAPAEPSATASHEEHPLASYVLRVNGADRPVTDAWIGESLLYVLRERLGLAGAKDGCSQGECGACNVQVDGRLVASCLVPAVTAAGSEVRTVEGLAVDGQPSDVQRALAKCGAVQCGFCVPGMAMTVHDLLEGNPAPTELETRQALCGNLCRCSGYRAVLEAVQDVVAEREAHSAADAPEPEAGEPRIPHQAGPGAGGVNPSAFETPGTPPGPHDQPYGQGQDGGQA; from the coding sequence GTGACCGACGACCAGCACGGAGAGGGCACGTCCCAGGGCGGCGGCCGCTGGGACCCGCTGCCCCAGGGCGACTACGACGACGGCGCGACCGCCTTCGTGAAGCTCCCGGAGGGCGGCATCGACGCGCTCCTGGCCTCCGCCGACAGCCCCCTGGCCGCGCCCGGCCACGGCTATGTGCCGCCGCCGATAACGGTCACGCCCGCCACCGGCACCGACCCCGCGGCGACCGGCGGCTGGGGCGTGCCACCGGGGGGCGCGCAGTGGCCCGACCAGAACGCCGCGCACCAGGGCGGTGCTCAGGACCGGTTCGCGTACGAGCCCGGGCACACCGGGCAGTGGAGCTTCGACGAGGCCGACCGGCAGCATGCGGACCAGGCGCATCCCGGTCAGCCGCACGCGGGCCAACCGTACGGGGACCAGTCCCACGCGGACCAGCCGCACGGGGAGCAGTCTCACGCCGGTCAGCCGTACGGGGACCAGTCCCACGCGGACCAGCCGCACCCGGGCCAGTCGCAGCCCGCCCCGGCCCCCGGTCACGACGTGACCGGGCAGTGGTCGATCCCCGTCGCGAACGGTGATCTTCCGGACGAGTCCGGCGAGTTCACGACGTCGGCACTGGTGGAGCAGTGGGGCGGCACGCCGCCCGCCACGCTCCCCGGAGGCGCGTCCGCCCCCTGGGCCACCGGGGCGCCCGGGCAGCCCTGGGGCCACCCCGACGCGCAGGAGCACGGCACGGGGCACGACACCGGGCACGGCACGGGACACGACGCGGCGCACGACACCGGGCACGACCCGGGGCAGCTGCTCTACGCCGGCGCGCCCACCGGCGAGGAGCCGCCCCACCACGCTCACGAGGCGCCGAGGGCTCACGAGGTCGCGGAGGCGGCTGAGAGGCCCGCTGCGGCACCGGAGGGCGTACCGGGCCGGCCGGGGGGCCTGGAGGGCGCTGAGGGGCCGTCCGAGGGCCTTGGCGAGGGCCTTGCCGAGAGTGCCGGGAGTTCCGCCGGTGGATCCGTCCCGGCCGAGGGCGCCGAAGCCGGGCCGGAGTCCGGAGAGGAGCCGGTGCCCGACGGTCGCGCGGGCGAGCCGGACGCTCCGGCCGAGCCGTCCGCCACGGCCTCGCACGAGGAACACCCCCTCGCCTCCTACGTGCTGCGCGTCAACGGCGCCGACCGCCCCGTCACCGACGCGTGGATCGGCGAGTCGCTGCTGTACGTGCTGCGGGAGCGGCTGGGCCTCGCGGGCGCCAAGGACGGCTGCTCGCAGGGCGAGTGCGGGGCCTGCAACGTCCAGGTCGACGGACGGCTCGTCGCCTCCTGCCTGGTGCCCGCGGTCACCGCGGCCGGCAGCGAGGTGCGCACCGTGGAGGGCCTGGCCGTCGACGGGCAGCCGTCGGACGTGCAGCGGGCGCTCGCCAAGTGCGGTGCGGTGCAGTGCGGTTTCTGCGTGCCGGGCATGGCGATGACCGTGCACGACCTGCTGGAGGGCAACCCGGCGCCGACCGAGCTGGAGACCCGCCAGGCGCTGTGCGGCAACCTCTGCCGCTGCTCGGGCTACCGGGCCGTGCTGGAGGCCGTCCAGGACGTCGTGGCCGAACGCGAGGCGCACTCCGCGGCCGACGCGCCCGAACCGGAGGCCGGCGAGCCGCGTATTCCTCACCAGGCGGGCCCCGGGGCCGGCGGCGTCAACCCGTCGGCGTTCGAGACCCCCGGGACACCGCCCGGACCGCATGACCAGCCGTACGGACAGGGCCAGGACGGAGGCCAGGCGTGA
- a CDS encoding DUF3039 domain-containing protein, whose product MSTLEPERGTGTGTLVEPTPQTSHGDGDHERFAHYVQKDKIMASALDGTPVVALCGKVWVPGRDPKKYPVCPMCKEIYESMGAGGDDKGKGGDK is encoded by the coding sequence ATGAGCACTCTCGAGCCCGAGCGCGGGACTGGTACGGGGACACTCGTAGAGCCCACGCCGCAGACTTCCCACGGCGACGGTGACCACGAGCGCTTCGCCCACTACGTCCAGAAGGACAAGATCATGGCGAGCGCTCTCGACGGTACGCCCGTCGTGGCGCTGTGCGGCAAGGTCTGGGTGCCGGGCCGCGATCCCAAGAAGTACCCCGTGTGTCCCATGTGCAAGGAGATCTACGAGTCCATGGGTGCCGGCGGAGACGACAAGGGCAAGGGCGGCGACAAGTAA
- a CDS encoding beta-N-acetylhexosaminidase: MDVIPEPLRVGTGEAGSFELGPLTRLAAHDGTERTERWLRATLGAATGLPLPPAQGPGEDVIGLSVDPAVTGELGPEGYRLTVARTGVHLMGGGPAGLFWGAQTLRQLLGPDAFRRAPLPGRTWRLPLTRVEDAPRFRWRGLMLDVARHFMPKEGVLRYLDLMAAHKLNVFHFHLTDDQGWRLEIERFPRLTEIGSWRARTKFGHRASPLWEEKPHGGYYTHDDIREIVAYAAERHITVVPEIDVPGHSQAAVAAYPELGNTDVVNASMAGDTALSVWDNWGISPNVLAPTDNTLRFYEGVFEEVLDLFPSEFIHVGGDECPKEQWRQSPTAQARIRELGLADEDELQAWFIGHFDTWLAARGRRLIGWDEILEGGLAAGAAVSSWRGYAGGIAAARAGHDVVMCPEQQVYLDHRQADGADEPVPIGYVRTLEDVYRFEPVPPQLDGEQARRVLGTQANLWTEVMEDQARVDYQAFPRLAALAEVAWSALPAPDARDFAGFERRMTTHYRRLDALGVAYRPPTGPRPWQRRPGVLGRPIDGPPPDR, encoded by the coding sequence GTGGACGTGATTCCCGAGCCCCTTCGAGTCGGGACCGGCGAGGCCGGATCCTTCGAACTGGGCCCGCTGACGCGGTTGGCGGCGCACGACGGAACGGAGCGGACGGAACGCTGGCTGCGGGCCACGCTGGGCGCCGCCACCGGCCTGCCGCTCCCGCCCGCGCAGGGACCCGGGGAGGACGTCATCGGGCTCTCGGTCGATCCGGCCGTCACCGGGGAACTCGGGCCCGAGGGCTACCGACTCACCGTCGCGCGGACCGGCGTGCACCTGATGGGCGGCGGCCCCGCCGGGCTCTTCTGGGGCGCCCAGACGCTACGTCAGCTGCTCGGCCCCGACGCCTTCCGGCGCGCCCCGTTGCCCGGCCGGACGTGGCGGCTGCCGCTCACGCGGGTGGAGGACGCGCCGCGCTTCCGCTGGCGCGGTCTCATGCTCGACGTCGCCCGGCACTTCATGCCCAAGGAAGGCGTGCTGCGCTACCTGGACCTCATGGCCGCGCACAAACTCAACGTCTTCCACTTCCACCTGACGGACGACCAGGGCTGGCGTCTGGAGATCGAGCGGTTTCCGAGGCTGACCGAGATCGGATCCTGGCGGGCACGTACCAAATTCGGTCACCGGGCCTCACCGCTGTGGGAGGAGAAGCCGCACGGTGGCTACTACACCCACGACGACATCCGGGAGATCGTCGCCTACGCCGCCGAGCGGCATATCACCGTCGTCCCGGAAATCGACGTACCGGGACACTCGCAGGCCGCGGTCGCCGCGTATCCGGAACTGGGCAACACCGACGTCGTCAACGCGTCCATGGCCGGGGACACCGCCCTCTCCGTCTGGGACAACTGGGGGATCTCTCCGAACGTACTCGCCCCCACCGACAACACCCTGCGCTTCTACGAAGGCGTGTTCGAGGAAGTCCTCGACCTGTTTCCCTCGGAGTTCATTCACGTCGGCGGCGACGAATGCCCGAAGGAGCAGTGGCGGCAGTCGCCCACCGCGCAGGCGCGGATCAGGGAACTGGGGCTGGCCGACGAGGACGAGTTGCAGGCGTGGTTCATCGGCCACTTCGACACGTGGCTCGCCGCGCGCGGGCGCCGGCTGATCGGCTGGGACGAAATCCTGGAAGGTGGCCTGGCCGCGGGAGCCGCGGTGTCGTCGTGGCGTGGATACGCGGGCGGAATCGCCGCCGCCCGGGCCGGTCACGACGTCGTGATGTGCCCCGAACAGCAGGTGTACCTGGACCACCGCCAGGCCGACGGCGCGGACGAACCCGTACCGATCGGCTACGTGCGCACCCTGGAGGACGTCTACCGCTTCGAGCCGGTCCCTCCGCAGCTCGACGGGGAGCAGGCCCGTCGTGTGCTGGGCACGCAGGCCAACCTGTGGACCGAGGTGATGGAGGACCAGGCACGCGTGGACTACCAGGCCTTCCCGAGGCTCGCCGCCCTCGCCGAGGTCGCCTGGAGCGCCCTGCCGGCCCCGGACGCACGGGACTTCGCCGGCTTCGAACGCCGGATGACGACGCACTACCGGCGACTTGACGCGCTGGGCGTCGCCTACCGGCCGCCCACCGGACCGCGGCCCTGGCAGCGGCGCCCCGGCGTCCTCGGCCGCCCGATCGACGGTCCGCCGCCGGACAGGTAG
- the murA gene encoding UDP-N-acetylglucosamine 1-carboxyvinyltransferase, which translates to MTVNDDVLLVHGGTPLEGEIRVRGAKNLVPKAMVAALLGSAPSRLRNVPDIRDVRVVRGLLQLHGVSVRPGEEPGELVLDPTRVESANVADIDAHAGSSRIPILFCGPLLHRLGHAFIPGLGGCDIGGRPIDFHFDVLRQFGARIEKRADGQYLEAPQRLRGTKIRLPYPSVGATEQVLLTAVLAEGVTELSNAAVEPEIEDLICVLQKMGAIIAMDTDRTIRITGVDQLGGYAHRALPDRLEAASWASAALATEGNIYVRGALQRSMMTFLNTYRKVGGAFEIDDEGIRFWHPGGQLKSIALETDVHPGFQTDWQQPLVVALTQATGLSIIHETVYESRLGFTSALNQMGAHIQLYRECLGGSNCRFGQRNFLHSAVVSGPTRLQGADLVIPDLRGGFSYLIAALAAQGTSRVHGIDLINRGYENFMDKLVELGAKVELPGKALG; encoded by the coding sequence ATGACCGTCAACGACGATGTCCTGCTTGTCCACGGCGGAACCCCGCTGGAGGGCGAGATCCGTGTCCGCGGTGCGAAGAACCTCGTGCCGAAGGCCATGGTCGCCGCCCTGCTCGGCAGCGCACCGAGCCGGCTGCGCAACGTCCCGGACATCCGTGACGTCCGCGTGGTCCGCGGTCTGCTGCAGCTGCACGGCGTGTCGGTGCGTCCGGGCGAGGAGCCTGGAGAACTGGTGCTCGACCCGACGCGGGTGGAAAGCGCGAACGTCGCCGACATCGACGCCCACGCCGGCTCCAGCCGCATCCCGATCCTCTTCTGCGGCCCGCTCCTGCACCGCCTCGGCCACGCGTTCATCCCGGGTCTCGGCGGCTGTGACATCGGCGGCCGGCCCATCGACTTCCACTTCGACGTGCTGCGGCAGTTCGGCGCGCGGATCGAGAAGCGCGCGGACGGGCAGTACCTGGAGGCCCCGCAGCGGCTGCGCGGCACCAAGATCCGGCTGCCGTACCCGTCCGTCGGCGCGACCGAGCAGGTGCTGCTGACGGCCGTGCTGGCCGAGGGCGTCACGGAACTCTCGAACGCGGCCGTGGAGCCGGAGATCGAGGACCTCATCTGCGTGCTGCAGAAGATGGGCGCCATCATCGCGATGGACACCGACCGCACGATCCGCATCACCGGTGTGGACCAGCTCGGCGGCTACGCCCACCGCGCCCTCCCGGACCGGCTGGAGGCCGCCTCCTGGGCGTCCGCGGCGCTCGCCACCGAGGGCAACATCTACGTCCGTGGCGCGCTGCAGCGGTCCATGATGACGTTCCTCAACACCTACCGGAAGGTGGGCGGGGCCTTCGAGATCGACGACGAGGGCATCCGTTTCTGGCACCCCGGCGGGCAGTTGAAGTCCATAGCCCTGGAGACGGACGTCCACCCGGGCTTCCAGACGGACTGGCAGCAGCCGCTGGTCGTCGCCCTGACGCAGGCCACGGGTCTGTCCATCATCCACGAGACGGTCTACGAGTCCCGCCTCGGCTTCACCTCCGCGCTCAACCAGATGGGCGCCCACATCCAGCTCTACCGCGAGTGCCTCGGCGGCTCGAACTGCCGCTTCGGGCAGCGCAACTTCCTGCACTCGGCGGTCGTGAGCGGCCCCACCCGCCTCCAGGGCGCCGACCTGGTCATCCCCGACCTGCGCGGCGGTTTCTCGTACCTCATCGCCGCGCTGGCGGCCCAGGGCACGTCCCGGGTGCACGGCATCGACCTGATCAACCGGGGCTACGAGAACTTCATGGACAAGCTCGTGGAACTCGGGGCGAAGGTCGAGCTGCCCGGCAAGGCGCTCGGCTGA
- a CDS encoding HU family DNA-binding protein, whose translation MNRTELVAALADRAEVTRKDADAVLAAFADVVGEIVSKGDEKVTIPGFLTFERTHRAARTARNPQTGDPIQIPAGYSVKVSAGSKLKEAAKGK comes from the coding sequence ATGAACCGCACCGAGCTGGTGGCCGCGCTGGCCGACCGCGCCGAGGTGACCCGCAAGGACGCCGACGCCGTGCTGGCCGCGTTCGCCGACGTCGTCGGCGAGATCGTCTCCAAGGGGGACGAGAAGGTCACCATCCCCGGCTTCCTGACCTTCGAGCGCACCCACCGTGCCGCTCGCACCGCGCGCAACCCGCAGACCGGTGACCCGATCCAGATCCCGGCCGGTTACAGCGTGAAGGTCTCCGCGGGCTCGAAGCTCAAGGAAGCGGCCAAGGGCAAGTAA
- a CDS encoding FAD binding domain-containing protein produces MTTHAPQAAQAVTLPATLDEAVAALAAMPAAVPVAGGTDLMTAVNSGQLRPAALVGLGRISEIRGWQYQDGHALLGAGLTHARMGRPDFAALIPALAAAARAAGPPHIRNAGTLGGNIATAAPTGDALPVLAALEATLIIAGPGAARREIPVSHLLAGVDMLRAGELIGYVRVPLLHAPQVFLKATGRTGPGRAVASVALVLDPARRGVRCAVGAIAPMPLRPLEAEQWVAQLIDWDNSRTIVPEALAAFGEYVAAACIPDAPPAEDGSVAQLPPAVLHLRRTVAALARRALGRALS; encoded by the coding sequence TTGACCACGCACGCACCGCAGGCGGCGCAGGCCGTCACCCTGCCTGCCACGCTGGACGAGGCCGTGGCGGCGCTCGCCGCCATGCCCGCCGCCGTGCCCGTGGCGGGCGGTACCGATCTGATGACCGCCGTCAACTCCGGTCAGCTCAGGCCCGCCGCGCTGGTCGGCCTCGGCCGGATCAGCGAGATCCGCGGCTGGCAGTACCAGGACGGCCACGCCCTGCTCGGCGCCGGCCTCACGCACGCGCGTATGGGCCGCCCCGACTTCGCCGCCCTCATCCCGGCGCTCGCCGCCGCCGCGCGCGCCGCGGGCCCGCCGCACATCCGCAACGCCGGCACCCTGGGCGGCAACATCGCCACCGCGGCCCCCACGGGCGACGCGCTGCCCGTACTGGCCGCCCTGGAGGCGACGTTGATCATCGCGGGCCCGGGCGCGGCCCGCCGGGAGATCCCCGTGTCCCACCTGCTGGCAGGCGTGGACATGCTGCGTGCCGGTGAACTCATCGGGTACGTGCGCGTGCCGCTGCTGCACGCCCCGCAGGTCTTCCTCAAGGCGACCGGCCGCACCGGGCCCGGGCGCGCCGTGGCCTCCGTGGCGCTGGTCCTGGACCCGGCCCGGCGCGGGGTGCGGTGCGCCGTGGGCGCCATAGCGCCGATGCCGCTGCGGCCCCTGGAGGCCGAGCAGTGGGTCGCACAGCTCATCGACTGGGACAACAGCCGCACGATCGTCCCGGAGGCGCTCGCCGCCTTCGGCGAGTACGTCGCCGCGGCCTGCATCCCCGACGCGCCCCCGGCCGAGGACGGCTCCGTCGCGCAGCTTCCGCCCGCCGTACTGCACCTGCGGCGCACCGTCGCCGCGCTGGCCCGACGAGCACTGGGGAGGGCGCTGTCGTGA